A genomic segment from Chrysemys picta bellii isolate R12L10 chromosome 11, ASM1138683v2, whole genome shotgun sequence encodes:
- the ZDBF2 gene encoding DBF4-type zinc finger-containing protein 2 isoform X1, whose translation MFDSLEISFWWGPKVGNTKMFDRSKPTDEASAASAQGIERRGIEGSLRQESSSSVSIRGPEQVGPGLSSVQNRQGYCNCCHVHYSNLEQHVFSSQHRHFTMYCRNRTGTTTLMERFLQDVLQHHPHRYHDNRPTYDDIPFPISPMAPQDVFLLPEEEEKEVVRSIQEMPGTDSESIVKSCSPPPCRSQEGIKSVSVPQTFIQNLKMGQEHILEISQQTLDLCSSEKKHTLMDGAQIANSSHDGQFTAVSPISHHLRSTPLCHSSPVSPVFAKNIRCSATSNLIPSIRYDHMQKDVCHKDGSLNTNPNPVLASVDPKKPSFSHQSPTCSQVNASYIISGQSFFKLDGLQSQDETLVSDFCLRDLVGTSNSLSFGASPQLTRYKDLKVSRVDETSVDEIIEEVILKYCHGAPPNELYCKDEESNSYLNISSLLDHNSLEGSEMSFDCEAPVCSGAGLPKAVTKDIEFLKEVQVNLEDRNYGTQLSSVLKGGSVEQTEAAKQDIIIHNEESILPALPHVPPSFVGKTWSQIMYEDDIKIEALVRDFKEGRFRCHFNSEPSANCTGKRMRKKKKKKDERKSDIVTGNRTETSSVKALAEFNDAISGGSDFDNLLASDTLCNPQILQMPRKRTWRLASRCQVVKVSHGTQTSLVNYPIVKRKIIRKEPDPPDQKANIIWSENERISNMKTRLCALKLPEAYTKIMSPLQPKTVVYVLSCPEIKQYKGKPIDVPKMRRNRNSTDSKDSVRYRYKQCSLKYYDPLTNRILKTPPKSTVREKAKKPSHVRQLFRSLSLDANTQKLSDTQRECTPSKSFNWPGFYSSSSATFLSDPVKGNDMNSSLRTDGASISTERSDFPVFVHSEKSYKHVVISPFNSHQSQIEGDVRLTPINSRVAKTPLKSIRSERLERENSKTMWKRKEGTSREPGFSKKASGPMSVNCGLVRRGSRVASGKQASRTKKQKKEHIRRKLSSCAQKSSSVFSIHRHQTRKPTLGKHLKKEKLDAKKLKVRRKPRRSFLNSTVISGITEKRQKITAGSFPKKPELASSKVRSWEIRVSPAR comes from the exons TGTAAGCATACGAGGGCCAGAGCAGGTTGGACCTGGGTTATCCAGTGTGCAAAATAGACAAGGCTATTGCAACTGCTGCCACGTGCACTACAGCAATCTTGAACAG CATGTTTTCAGTTCCCAGCACAGACATTTCACCATGTACTGCAGGAATCGCACAGGTACCACCACCCTGATGGAGCGTTTCCTGCAAGATGTTCTGCAACATCATCCCCACAGATACCATGACAACAG ACCAACATATGATGACATACCATTTCCCATCTCCCCAATGGCTCCCCAGGATGTTTTCCTGCTTccagaagaggaggagaaagaggtggTAAGAAGCATACAGGAGATGCCTGGCACAGACAGTGAATCCATTGTTAAATCATGCTCCCCTCCTCCTTGCAGATCTCAGGAGGGCATAAAGTCAGTTTCTGTGCCACAGACATTTATCCAAAACCTAAAGATGGGACAGGAACACATCTTAGAAATATCCCAGCAAACTTTGGACCTCTGTAGCAGTGAGAAAAAACATACACTAATGGATGGTGCTCAGATTGCAAATAGTAGCCATGATGGCCAGTTTACAGCTGTGAGCCCAATATCTCACCATTTGCGTAGCACCCCTTTATGTCACAGTTCTCCTGTTAGCCCTGTATTTGCAAAAAATATTAGGTGCTCAGCAACCTCAAATTTGATTCCAAGTATTAGATATGATCACATGCAGAAGGATGTATGCCATAAGGATGGATCATTAAACACAAATCCTAATCCTGTTCTGGCATCAGTCGACCCAAAAAAACCTTCATTTTCACATCAGAGTCCTACCTGCAGCCAAGTCAATGCTTCATATATTATCTCAGgtcaatctttttttaaactagatgGTTTACAATCTCAGGATGAAACTTTGGTGTCTGACTTCTGTCTCAGGGATCTTGTGGGTACTAGCAACTCACTAAGTTTTGGGGCATCTCCACAATTAACAAGATACAAAGACCTGAAGGTGAGCAGGGTTGATGAAACTTCAGTAGATGAGATAATTGAAGAAGTCATTCTGAAGTACTGCCATGGAGCTCCACCTAATGAGTTGTATTGCAAAGATGAAGAGAGTAATTCCTATTTAAATATTTCATCACTTCTGGATCACAATAGTCTAGAGGGCTCTGAAATGAGTTTTGATTGTGAGGCACCTGTTTGCTCAGGAGCAGGCCTACCCAAGGCAGTTACAAAGGATATAGAATTCCTAAAAGAGGTCCAAGTAAACCTGGAAGATAGGAACTATGGAACCCAACTTAGTTCTGTTCTAAAAGGTGGTTCAGTGGAGCAAACAGAAGCAGCAAAACAGGATATAATAATTCATAATGAGGAATCCATTCTTCCAGCTCTGCCTCATGTGCCTCCTTCCTTTGTGGGAAAGACGTGGTCCCAGATAATGTATGAAGATGATATAAAAATTGAAGCACTTGTGCGTGATTTCAAGGAAGGTCGTTTCCGTTGTCATTTCAACAGTGAACCCTCTGCCAACTGTACAGGGAAGAGgatgaggaagaagaagaagaagaaagatgaAAGGAAGAGTGACATTGTTACAGGTAACAGAACAGAAACTTCATCAGTTAAAGCATTGGCAGAATTTAATGATGCTATAAGTGGTGGTTCTGATTTTGATAATCTTTTGGCCTCTGATACACTATGCAACCCACAAATACTTCAAATGCCCAGAAAGAGGACGTGGCGCCTTGCTTCAAGATGCCAAGTGGTCAAAGTCAGCCATGGAACCCAAACCAGTTTAGTGAACTATCCAatagtaaaaagaaaaatcattagAAAGGAGCCGGATCCACCGGATCAGAAAGCAAACATTATTTGGTCAGAGAATGAAAGAATTTCAAACATGAAAACCAGACTGTGTGCCCTCAAGCTTCCTGAAGCATATACCAAAATTATGAGCCCTCTGCAGCCCAAGACAGTGGTTTATGTCCTTTCATGTCCAGAGATTAAACAATATAAAGGCAAACCCATAGATGTTCCCAAAATGAGGAGAAATCGCAACTCCACAGACAGCAAGGATTCTGTAAGGTACAGATACAAACAATGTTCTCTTAAGTATTATGACCCACTGACAAATCGAATTCTGAAAACCCCTCCCAAGAGCACAGTTagagaaaaagccaaaaagcCCTCCCATGTTCGACAACTGTTTAGGAGTCTAAGCCTTGATGCAAACACACAGAAACTATCTGATACACAGAGAGAATGTACACCATCTAAATCCTTCAATTGGCCAGGCTTCTATAGTTCTTCTTCAGCGACTTTCCTGTCAGATCCAGTTAAAGGGAATGATATGAATTCAAGTCTGAGGACAGATGGAGCTTCCATTTCCACAGAAAGGTCTGATTTTCCGGTATTTGTTCACTCAGAGAAGTCCTATAAACACGTAGTCATTTCACCTTTCAACTCCCATCAGTCTCAGATAGAAGGAGATGTTAGATTAACCCCAATTAATAGCAGGGTTGCCAAAACACCTTTGAAGTCAATCAGGAGCGAACGGTTGGAGAGGGAGAATTCAAAGACAATGTGGAAGAGGAAAGAAGGCACTAGTAGAGAACCAGGTTTTTCCAAAAAGGCTTCAGGACCCATGTCTGTCAATTGTGGCCTTGTGAGAAGAGGAAGTAGAGTAGCCTCAGGCAAACAAGCATCCAGAACTAAAAAGCAAAAAAAGGAGCATATAAGAAGGAAGCTCTCCTCTTGTGCCCAAAAATCCTCTTCTGTCTTCTCCATTCATAGGCACCAGACAAGGAAACCTACTTTGGGAAAGCACCTCAAAAAGGAAAAACTTGATGCTAAAAAGCTAAAGGTTAGGAGGAAACCCAGGAGGTCATTTTTGAACTCTACAGTCATTTCAGGGATTACTGAAAAGAGGCAGAAAATCACAGCAGGGTCTTTTCCGAAGAAGCCAGAACTAGCCTCTTCCAAAGTTAGGAGCTGGGAGATAAGGGTCTCCCCAGCACGGTGA
- the ZDBF2 gene encoding DBF4-type zinc finger-containing protein 2 isoform X2, with the protein MYCRNRTGTTTLMERFLQDVLQHHPHRYHDNRPTYDDIPFPISPMAPQDVFLLPEEEEKEVVRSIQEMPGTDSESIVKSCSPPPCRSQEGIKSVSVPQTFIQNLKMGQEHILEISQQTLDLCSSEKKHTLMDGAQIANSSHDGQFTAVSPISHHLRSTPLCHSSPVSPVFAKNIRCSATSNLIPSIRYDHMQKDVCHKDGSLNTNPNPVLASVDPKKPSFSHQSPTCSQVNASYIISGQSFFKLDGLQSQDETLVSDFCLRDLVGTSNSLSFGASPQLTRYKDLKVSRVDETSVDEIIEEVILKYCHGAPPNELYCKDEESNSYLNISSLLDHNSLEGSEMSFDCEAPVCSGAGLPKAVTKDIEFLKEVQVNLEDRNYGTQLSSVLKGGSVEQTEAAKQDIIIHNEESILPALPHVPPSFVGKTWSQIMYEDDIKIEALVRDFKEGRFRCHFNSEPSANCTGKRMRKKKKKKDERKSDIVTGNRTETSSVKALAEFNDAISGGSDFDNLLASDTLCNPQILQMPRKRTWRLASRCQVVKVSHGTQTSLVNYPIVKRKIIRKEPDPPDQKANIIWSENERISNMKTRLCALKLPEAYTKIMSPLQPKTVVYVLSCPEIKQYKGKPIDVPKMRRNRNSTDSKDSVRYRYKQCSLKYYDPLTNRILKTPPKSTVREKAKKPSHVRQLFRSLSLDANTQKLSDTQRECTPSKSFNWPGFYSSSSATFLSDPVKGNDMNSSLRTDGASISTERSDFPVFVHSEKSYKHVVISPFNSHQSQIEGDVRLTPINSRVAKTPLKSIRSERLERENSKTMWKRKEGTSREPGFSKKASGPMSVNCGLVRRGSRVASGKQASRTKKQKKEHIRRKLSSCAQKSSSVFSIHRHQTRKPTLGKHLKKEKLDAKKLKVRRKPRRSFLNSTVISGITEKRQKITAGSFPKKPELASSKVRSWEIRVSPAR; encoded by the exons ATGTACTGCAGGAATCGCACAGGTACCACCACCCTGATGGAGCGTTTCCTGCAAGATGTTCTGCAACATCATCCCCACAGATACCATGACAACAG ACCAACATATGATGACATACCATTTCCCATCTCCCCAATGGCTCCCCAGGATGTTTTCCTGCTTccagaagaggaggagaaagaggtggTAAGAAGCATACAGGAGATGCCTGGCACAGACAGTGAATCCATTGTTAAATCATGCTCCCCTCCTCCTTGCAGATCTCAGGAGGGCATAAAGTCAGTTTCTGTGCCACAGACATTTATCCAAAACCTAAAGATGGGACAGGAACACATCTTAGAAATATCCCAGCAAACTTTGGACCTCTGTAGCAGTGAGAAAAAACATACACTAATGGATGGTGCTCAGATTGCAAATAGTAGCCATGATGGCCAGTTTACAGCTGTGAGCCCAATATCTCACCATTTGCGTAGCACCCCTTTATGTCACAGTTCTCCTGTTAGCCCTGTATTTGCAAAAAATATTAGGTGCTCAGCAACCTCAAATTTGATTCCAAGTATTAGATATGATCACATGCAGAAGGATGTATGCCATAAGGATGGATCATTAAACACAAATCCTAATCCTGTTCTGGCATCAGTCGACCCAAAAAAACCTTCATTTTCACATCAGAGTCCTACCTGCAGCCAAGTCAATGCTTCATATATTATCTCAGgtcaatctttttttaaactagatgGTTTACAATCTCAGGATGAAACTTTGGTGTCTGACTTCTGTCTCAGGGATCTTGTGGGTACTAGCAACTCACTAAGTTTTGGGGCATCTCCACAATTAACAAGATACAAAGACCTGAAGGTGAGCAGGGTTGATGAAACTTCAGTAGATGAGATAATTGAAGAAGTCATTCTGAAGTACTGCCATGGAGCTCCACCTAATGAGTTGTATTGCAAAGATGAAGAGAGTAATTCCTATTTAAATATTTCATCACTTCTGGATCACAATAGTCTAGAGGGCTCTGAAATGAGTTTTGATTGTGAGGCACCTGTTTGCTCAGGAGCAGGCCTACCCAAGGCAGTTACAAAGGATATAGAATTCCTAAAAGAGGTCCAAGTAAACCTGGAAGATAGGAACTATGGAACCCAACTTAGTTCTGTTCTAAAAGGTGGTTCAGTGGAGCAAACAGAAGCAGCAAAACAGGATATAATAATTCATAATGAGGAATCCATTCTTCCAGCTCTGCCTCATGTGCCTCCTTCCTTTGTGGGAAAGACGTGGTCCCAGATAATGTATGAAGATGATATAAAAATTGAAGCACTTGTGCGTGATTTCAAGGAAGGTCGTTTCCGTTGTCATTTCAACAGTGAACCCTCTGCCAACTGTACAGGGAAGAGgatgaggaagaagaagaagaagaaagatgaAAGGAAGAGTGACATTGTTACAGGTAACAGAACAGAAACTTCATCAGTTAAAGCATTGGCAGAATTTAATGATGCTATAAGTGGTGGTTCTGATTTTGATAATCTTTTGGCCTCTGATACACTATGCAACCCACAAATACTTCAAATGCCCAGAAAGAGGACGTGGCGCCTTGCTTCAAGATGCCAAGTGGTCAAAGTCAGCCATGGAACCCAAACCAGTTTAGTGAACTATCCAatagtaaaaagaaaaatcattagAAAGGAGCCGGATCCACCGGATCAGAAAGCAAACATTATTTGGTCAGAGAATGAAAGAATTTCAAACATGAAAACCAGACTGTGTGCCCTCAAGCTTCCTGAAGCATATACCAAAATTATGAGCCCTCTGCAGCCCAAGACAGTGGTTTATGTCCTTTCATGTCCAGAGATTAAACAATATAAAGGCAAACCCATAGATGTTCCCAAAATGAGGAGAAATCGCAACTCCACAGACAGCAAGGATTCTGTAAGGTACAGATACAAACAATGTTCTCTTAAGTATTATGACCCACTGACAAATCGAATTCTGAAAACCCCTCCCAAGAGCACAGTTagagaaaaagccaaaaagcCCTCCCATGTTCGACAACTGTTTAGGAGTCTAAGCCTTGATGCAAACACACAGAAACTATCTGATACACAGAGAGAATGTACACCATCTAAATCCTTCAATTGGCCAGGCTTCTATAGTTCTTCTTCAGCGACTTTCCTGTCAGATCCAGTTAAAGGGAATGATATGAATTCAAGTCTGAGGACAGATGGAGCTTCCATTTCCACAGAAAGGTCTGATTTTCCGGTATTTGTTCACTCAGAGAAGTCCTATAAACACGTAGTCATTTCACCTTTCAACTCCCATCAGTCTCAGATAGAAGGAGATGTTAGATTAACCCCAATTAATAGCAGGGTTGCCAAAACACCTTTGAAGTCAATCAGGAGCGAACGGTTGGAGAGGGAGAATTCAAAGACAATGTGGAAGAGGAAAGAAGGCACTAGTAGAGAACCAGGTTTTTCCAAAAAGGCTTCAGGACCCATGTCTGTCAATTGTGGCCTTGTGAGAAGAGGAAGTAGAGTAGCCTCAGGCAAACAAGCATCCAGAACTAAAAAGCAAAAAAAGGAGCATATAAGAAGGAAGCTCTCCTCTTGTGCCCAAAAATCCTCTTCTGTCTTCTCCATTCATAGGCACCAGACAAGGAAACCTACTTTGGGAAAGCACCTCAAAAAGGAAAAACTTGATGCTAAAAAGCTAAAGGTTAGGAGGAAACCCAGGAGGTCATTTTTGAACTCTACAGTCATTTCAGGGATTACTGAAAAGAGGCAGAAAATCACAGCAGGGTCTTTTCCGAAGAAGCCAGAACTAGCCTCTTCCAAAGTTAGGAGCTGGGAGATAAGGGTCTCCCCAGCACGGTGA
- the ZDBF2 gene encoding DBF4-type zinc finger-containing protein 2 isoform X3: MAPQDVFLLPEEEEKEVVRSIQEMPGTDSESIVKSCSPPPCRSQEGIKSVSVPQTFIQNLKMGQEHILEISQQTLDLCSSEKKHTLMDGAQIANSSHDGQFTAVSPISHHLRSTPLCHSSPVSPVFAKNIRCSATSNLIPSIRYDHMQKDVCHKDGSLNTNPNPVLASVDPKKPSFSHQSPTCSQVNASYIISGQSFFKLDGLQSQDETLVSDFCLRDLVGTSNSLSFGASPQLTRYKDLKVSRVDETSVDEIIEEVILKYCHGAPPNELYCKDEESNSYLNISSLLDHNSLEGSEMSFDCEAPVCSGAGLPKAVTKDIEFLKEVQVNLEDRNYGTQLSSVLKGGSVEQTEAAKQDIIIHNEESILPALPHVPPSFVGKTWSQIMYEDDIKIEALVRDFKEGRFRCHFNSEPSANCTGKRMRKKKKKKDERKSDIVTGNRTETSSVKALAEFNDAISGGSDFDNLLASDTLCNPQILQMPRKRTWRLASRCQVVKVSHGTQTSLVNYPIVKRKIIRKEPDPPDQKANIIWSENERISNMKTRLCALKLPEAYTKIMSPLQPKTVVYVLSCPEIKQYKGKPIDVPKMRRNRNSTDSKDSVRYRYKQCSLKYYDPLTNRILKTPPKSTVREKAKKPSHVRQLFRSLSLDANTQKLSDTQRECTPSKSFNWPGFYSSSSATFLSDPVKGNDMNSSLRTDGASISTERSDFPVFVHSEKSYKHVVISPFNSHQSQIEGDVRLTPINSRVAKTPLKSIRSERLERENSKTMWKRKEGTSREPGFSKKASGPMSVNCGLVRRGSRVASGKQASRTKKQKKEHIRRKLSSCAQKSSSVFSIHRHQTRKPTLGKHLKKEKLDAKKLKVRRKPRRSFLNSTVISGITEKRQKITAGSFPKKPELASSKVRSWEIRVSPAR, encoded by the coding sequence ATGGCTCCCCAGGATGTTTTCCTGCTTccagaagaggaggagaaagaggtggTAAGAAGCATACAGGAGATGCCTGGCACAGACAGTGAATCCATTGTTAAATCATGCTCCCCTCCTCCTTGCAGATCTCAGGAGGGCATAAAGTCAGTTTCTGTGCCACAGACATTTATCCAAAACCTAAAGATGGGACAGGAACACATCTTAGAAATATCCCAGCAAACTTTGGACCTCTGTAGCAGTGAGAAAAAACATACACTAATGGATGGTGCTCAGATTGCAAATAGTAGCCATGATGGCCAGTTTACAGCTGTGAGCCCAATATCTCACCATTTGCGTAGCACCCCTTTATGTCACAGTTCTCCTGTTAGCCCTGTATTTGCAAAAAATATTAGGTGCTCAGCAACCTCAAATTTGATTCCAAGTATTAGATATGATCACATGCAGAAGGATGTATGCCATAAGGATGGATCATTAAACACAAATCCTAATCCTGTTCTGGCATCAGTCGACCCAAAAAAACCTTCATTTTCACATCAGAGTCCTACCTGCAGCCAAGTCAATGCTTCATATATTATCTCAGgtcaatctttttttaaactagatgGTTTACAATCTCAGGATGAAACTTTGGTGTCTGACTTCTGTCTCAGGGATCTTGTGGGTACTAGCAACTCACTAAGTTTTGGGGCATCTCCACAATTAACAAGATACAAAGACCTGAAGGTGAGCAGGGTTGATGAAACTTCAGTAGATGAGATAATTGAAGAAGTCATTCTGAAGTACTGCCATGGAGCTCCACCTAATGAGTTGTATTGCAAAGATGAAGAGAGTAATTCCTATTTAAATATTTCATCACTTCTGGATCACAATAGTCTAGAGGGCTCTGAAATGAGTTTTGATTGTGAGGCACCTGTTTGCTCAGGAGCAGGCCTACCCAAGGCAGTTACAAAGGATATAGAATTCCTAAAAGAGGTCCAAGTAAACCTGGAAGATAGGAACTATGGAACCCAACTTAGTTCTGTTCTAAAAGGTGGTTCAGTGGAGCAAACAGAAGCAGCAAAACAGGATATAATAATTCATAATGAGGAATCCATTCTTCCAGCTCTGCCTCATGTGCCTCCTTCCTTTGTGGGAAAGACGTGGTCCCAGATAATGTATGAAGATGATATAAAAATTGAAGCACTTGTGCGTGATTTCAAGGAAGGTCGTTTCCGTTGTCATTTCAACAGTGAACCCTCTGCCAACTGTACAGGGAAGAGgatgaggaagaagaagaagaagaaagatgaAAGGAAGAGTGACATTGTTACAGGTAACAGAACAGAAACTTCATCAGTTAAAGCATTGGCAGAATTTAATGATGCTATAAGTGGTGGTTCTGATTTTGATAATCTTTTGGCCTCTGATACACTATGCAACCCACAAATACTTCAAATGCCCAGAAAGAGGACGTGGCGCCTTGCTTCAAGATGCCAAGTGGTCAAAGTCAGCCATGGAACCCAAACCAGTTTAGTGAACTATCCAatagtaaaaagaaaaatcattagAAAGGAGCCGGATCCACCGGATCAGAAAGCAAACATTATTTGGTCAGAGAATGAAAGAATTTCAAACATGAAAACCAGACTGTGTGCCCTCAAGCTTCCTGAAGCATATACCAAAATTATGAGCCCTCTGCAGCCCAAGACAGTGGTTTATGTCCTTTCATGTCCAGAGATTAAACAATATAAAGGCAAACCCATAGATGTTCCCAAAATGAGGAGAAATCGCAACTCCACAGACAGCAAGGATTCTGTAAGGTACAGATACAAACAATGTTCTCTTAAGTATTATGACCCACTGACAAATCGAATTCTGAAAACCCCTCCCAAGAGCACAGTTagagaaaaagccaaaaagcCCTCCCATGTTCGACAACTGTTTAGGAGTCTAAGCCTTGATGCAAACACACAGAAACTATCTGATACACAGAGAGAATGTACACCATCTAAATCCTTCAATTGGCCAGGCTTCTATAGTTCTTCTTCAGCGACTTTCCTGTCAGATCCAGTTAAAGGGAATGATATGAATTCAAGTCTGAGGACAGATGGAGCTTCCATTTCCACAGAAAGGTCTGATTTTCCGGTATTTGTTCACTCAGAGAAGTCCTATAAACACGTAGTCATTTCACCTTTCAACTCCCATCAGTCTCAGATAGAAGGAGATGTTAGATTAACCCCAATTAATAGCAGGGTTGCCAAAACACCTTTGAAGTCAATCAGGAGCGAACGGTTGGAGAGGGAGAATTCAAAGACAATGTGGAAGAGGAAAGAAGGCACTAGTAGAGAACCAGGTTTTTCCAAAAAGGCTTCAGGACCCATGTCTGTCAATTGTGGCCTTGTGAGAAGAGGAAGTAGAGTAGCCTCAGGCAAACAAGCATCCAGAACTAAAAAGCAAAAAAAGGAGCATATAAGAAGGAAGCTCTCCTCTTGTGCCCAAAAATCCTCTTCTGTCTTCTCCATTCATAGGCACCAGACAAGGAAACCTACTTTGGGAAAGCACCTCAAAAAGGAAAAACTTGATGCTAAAAAGCTAAAGGTTAGGAGGAAACCCAGGAGGTCATTTTTGAACTCTACAGTCATTTCAGGGATTACTGAAAAGAGGCAGAAAATCACAGCAGGGTCTTTTCCGAAGAAGCCAGAACTAGCCTCTTCCAAAGTTAGGAGCTGGGAGATAAGGGTCTCCCCAGCACGGTGA